A window of Coturnix japonica isolate 7356 chromosome 2, Coturnix japonica 2.1, whole genome shotgun sequence contains these coding sequences:
- the ERP44 gene encoding endoplasmic reticulum resident protein 44, with the protein MRPAIFLLLPQPGRLFLLLVSWLFNPTRSEITSLDSGNIDDILNNADVALVNFYADWCRFSQMLHPIFEEASNVIKEEYPDKNQVVFARVDCDQHSDIAQRYRISKYPTLKLFRNGMMMKREYRGQRSVTAIADYIRQQKSNPIREVQDLEEINTVDRSRRNIIGYFEQKDSDNYRTFERVANILHDDCVFLSAFGAISKAERFSGDNIIYKPPGENAPDMVYLGSLTNFDLIYAWTQDKCVPLVREITFENGEELTEEGLPFLILFHMKDDLESLEKFQQEVARQLISEKGTINFLHADCDKFRHPLLHIQKTPTDCPVIAIDSFRHMYVFPDFNDLSVPGKLKQFVLDLHSGKLHREFHHGPDPTDVAPGQTIQDVASSPPESSFQKLAPSEHRYTLLREKDEL; encoded by the exons GTGTCTTGGCTTTTTAATCCAACAAGAAGTGAAATAACAAGTCTAGATAGCGGAAATATAGATGACATTTTAA acaATGCAGATGTTGCTTTAGTTAATTTTTATGCTGATTG gTGCCGCTTCAGCCAAATGTTGCATCCTATTTTTGAGGAGGCCTCTAATGTAATAAAGGAAGAATACCCAGATAAGAATCAAGTAGTGTTTGCTAGAGTGGACTGTGATCAGCATT CGGATATAGCTCAGAGATACAGGATAAGCAAATACCCAACACTGAAGCTCTTCCGGAATGGAATGATGATGAAGAGAGAATACAGGGGCCAGAGGTCTGTGACAGCAATAGCAGATTATATcaggcagcagaagagcaatCCTATCCGGGAGGTCCAGGATTTGGAAGAAATCAATACCGTAGAT CGGAGCAGAAGAAATATCATCGGGTACTTCGAGCAAAAGGACTCTGACAATTACAGAACATTTGAAAGAGTAGCAAATATTTTACACGATGATTGTGTATTCCTGTCTGCCTTTGG GGCTATTTCAAAAGCAGAGCGATTTAGCGGAGACAATATAATCTACAAGCCACCAGGG gAAAATGCTCCGGATATGGTGTATTTGGGCTCCCTAACCAATTTTGATTTGATTTATGCGTGGACACAAGATAAATGTGTGCCGCTCGTTCgagaaattacatttgaaaatggGGAG gAATTGACAGAAGAAGGCCTTCCTTTCCTCATACTTTTTCACATGAAGGATGATTTGGAGAGCTTAGAGAAATTCCAACAGGAGGTTGCACGACAGTTAATAAGTGAAAAAG GTACAATAAACTTCCTCCATGCTGACTGTGACAAATTCAGACACCCACTCCTCCACATTCAAAAGACTCCCACAGACTGTCCAGTTATCGCCATTGATAGCTTCAGGCACATGTACGTCTTCCCAGACTTCAACGACTTGTC agttcCAGGTAAACTGAAGCAATTCGTACTAGACTTGCATTCTGGAAAACTGCATAGAGAGTTTCATCATGGCCCTGATCCAACTGATGTAGCACCTGGACAG acaaTTCAGGATGTAGCCAGCAGCCCACCAGAGAGCTCCTTCCAGAAACTGGCACCCAGTGAACATAGGTACACCTTATTGAGGGAAAAAGATGAACTTTAA